From the Desulfobulbaceae bacterium genome, the window TATGATGATTTTGCTGGTCATTTTGATAAGCGTCTGGTTGAAGATCTTCTCTATGATATTCCCCGTCAGTTTGTCGATTTCTTGAATGAACAGAGGGCGACTCAATATCCGTTCCAGCGCATGCTTGATCTTGGCTGTGGTACAGGTCTGTGCGGTCAGGCCTTCTCTGGAATGGTAAACTCCATTACAGGTGTGGATTTATCTGAAAAAATGATTGAGAAGGCCCGGTCAAAAGACGTCTATGATGCGCTTATTCAAGATGATATTATCTCATTTGTGGAGGGTGTTAACGAGCCCTATGATCTCATTGTAGCTGGTGATGTGCTTATTTACCTGGGTGAACTTGAAAGTATTTTTAATCGGTTAGCGAACTGCCTGTCGGAAAACGGCAGGGTTCTTTTTTCAACCGAGTGTTTTGATGGTAAAGGGTATCGGTTGTGCCAATCTGGTCGCTATGCCCATTCAACTTCATATGTAACTAAATTAGCACAGGAAAATGGTTTGCAGGTCCTGGCTGTGAAATCAGTTAATTCGCGGAAAGAACATGGCGCTTGGATTGCTGGCGATATCTATCTTCTCGGACATGTGCTATAAGTGTGTTCGGATACGTATCGTTCATCCTTTTACATAGGGATCTCACGTGATGACTGCTGAAGCGTACTCAATGAATTTATCAAAATTTATAGTCATTGTTTTATCTATGGTTTTTATGGCAGGCGAATCCTATGCAATCGTTACGGACGCGCCACATAATGAATCAAACGTAATTGAGTGCAATACATGCCACTCCTACTCCCTATGGTGGGAATTTTCACCGTTGACTCGAGGCAACAGCCAGTTTGATACACAGATTGCGCTTATTTGTGCCACCATGTGTCATAACTCAGCTTCTCCGCAAGACCCAAAAGACCACTCGAATACGGTTCTGGGAACACGGCATCGTCCTATTCTTGGCGGGTGGACTCAAACATGTGTTGATTGCCATGACCCACATTTTCAGGCTCAGCTGGACTGGAGTTCGACGGATGCAAGTGATCTTTTTTTGGCTACGGGTGTTATAAACGCATTTACTGACCTTGGTGATGGCACTACTGCTATCGGCTATACGAATCTTACCACAAAATCCGGCTGGGAGATTCCCGGCGACTGGCCCAACAAGACAGGCGCAGGGCGCGGTTTGATCGTTGTTGTCAACGATGGGTTGGGTGACCTCACCTATGAGATTAATACCGCTGTTGAAACTATTCCTGGCGATGGTCTAATAAATCTTCAGGGAACAGCGCCATCATCTGTTAACGGTTTGAGCTTTACGATTATTTATGGGCAGTTTATTCGGTCTCAAATTCGTCGAGCTTCCATTAATTACCCTGTGAAATTTTTTGAGCCCGGAGTTGCTGTGGGTGGTTTTGCAGATTTTAGTGGCAGCACGTATACTGGTTTATGCCAAGTATGTCATACCCAGACAGCACATTTCCGATTTGACGGCAGCAGTTCTGATCCCAATCATACAAACATCAACCTGGTTCCTGGCGACAACTGTCTGAGTTGTCACGCCCATGAGACAGGATTTGCCCACAGCGGGGATGGCAGCGGCCCTAGCTGCGCGGTCTCAGCCTGTCATGACAGTGGGTCGCACTCAGCCCATCTGGACATCAATATCGACTGCTCTAACTGCCACGACCTTGGTAATATGTACACTGTGGGAGGGGCCATTCAACTTGATCTTGGCTCAACCACTGTCTGTGTCAGTTGTCATCATGACGGTGCTGGTGATCCGCCGAATCAAACTGATTTCAAGGTCCGTTGGCCGAGTGGGCCAGGTTTTCTCTGTGATGGATGTCATGGTAATCCGCCGGCTTATGCTAATGGTACGGTGAAGGGCGGAACACCAAAGGCCAATAGTCACAGTATTCATCTGGCCAATAACTATGGTTGTCAAGCCTGTCACTATAGTACGACAACAGACGGACTGACAGTTTCCGGAACCAGCAGTCATGTTAATGGCTCGTTTGATGTCAATCCGTCTCCATCGTTTAGCTTTACCTATGTTTACAATGATAACGGCGGCACGTGCGGCAGCGTTTCCTGTCATGGAGGCAATGCTGCCACATGGGGGGCAAGTGGACCATTCAGCTGTGATCAATGTCATCTTGGTGACGGTGATAGTAATGATTACAGCTATGCCAATGGGACTTTGGGGCGAATTGATACTACCCAGTGGCTCTCCTCCGGTCATGGTGCGCCGTCAAATGCAAACTATTCGGTGTCCAACAATCCTGGAGCCGCAATGGTATGTGATTATTGTCACACTGGCAGTCATGATGCGCCTGGCAATCCTTTCAGATTAGCCAATATTGCTGGTACTGATGGCATGAATGGAGTTTGTCTGGTTTGTCACCAAACGGGAGCTCCTGGTTTTGATCCTGACGGTCTTGGTGCTTTGGCAGAAATCAATGCAACTACCTCAGATCCTGTGAATAGTTTTCACGCCGGTAATCTGCATGACATAACGTTAAATGGTGGTAAATTTTGTTGGGACTGTCATGATCCGCATGGCGACAGTAATATCTTCATGATCCATGATTCTGTGACAAAGCAGTCAGATGGGCTGTATGGTATTCCAACCACCATGGTATCAACGGTTTTTACAGATAACGCCACTGGCAGTGCATATTCTCAAGAAATGGGCCCATTTACTGGAATCTGCAATGTTTGTCACACCATAGCCAATCATTATGGGACTGACTATGGAGATGCTCACCGGCGAACCTATGTGTGTACCAACTGTCACTTACACGATGGGCTTCCTGTGGGAGAACCTCCGGTTATTAATCCTGCCGCCGCTTTTGAGCCGCAAACTCTTTTTGTTGATTATGGAGGAGTCCTATTGAGGACAGACGGTTCACCCCCGTATCCACTTATTAACAATAAAGTTACTTTGCGCAATCAAACCAGTGGCTTAATTGAAGACAGTGACAATACAGATAGTTTCGGTGTTTGGCACGTAATGGCTCCGGATGATTGTTATATTGTTGAACCTGATCAGGGAGCCCGAGATCAAAGCTATTTTTACCCTGAAACTCTGGTGGTATGTGGGTCAAACACCGATATACAGTTTACTCCAGATCCGGCTCCTCAAGCCCCGGTCTTAATTGATGAACCTTACCACTCAAATCTCAATGATACACCAACGGTAAATGTTCTCCTTGAGTGGAATGCCGTGATTGATCCACCAGCTTCAAATCCAGTCCTGTATTATTATGAGATCGCTACCAATTCTCTCTTTTCTCCACTGGTAACTTCAGGGTTCACTACTGCCACTAATGTTCAATTTGTCGGTGATGCAGGCCAGACCTATCTGTGGAGAGTTGCTGCTAAAGAGGATATGTTTCCAGGTCGAACCAGCAGTTTTTCAGTGTACGACGATTTTCTCATATATTCAGTCAGTGGTAGTGGCGATTGTTCACATATGCCTACTAATTGTGCCGGGCCCGATTTTTAAGCAGTAAAATTCAAAAAAGTAAAGGAGAGACATATGAACTGGAAATCGGCTTTGGTCTGTTGTTCCCTATTGTTTATATCTGCGGCTTGTTCTGGTGACAAATCGTCTGATGCGCCGTCGAGTTCTCCTGCTAAATCGACACCGACGTCTTCTCCCTCACAGAGCGTTGATGCACCCGTGCAAAAAAATGTGGCGGCAGCTAATGATGGAAGTTGCCTATCGATATTCGAATCGGATTGTATCAGCTGTCATAACGAAAATCGTTCTTGTCAAAAACTTGGCAAAAAAGACAAGGCGCGCTGGAAACGGACTATTGACCGGATGATGAAGCGTGGTTCTAAGTTAAGTCCAGCTGATCAGGAGACACTGCTTGACTGTTTGGCCGATGAAAGTGCTGATATTGTCCAAATGTGCAAATAGAGATTCATTTCTATATTTTTTACAGCTCGACTGTATCGGTTTTTCACACCAGTAGTGATCTGATTCTATGATTAATTTCGTAACCATGGGCTTTGTCCTTGGTCTTTCCGCAGGACTGACTCCAGGACCTCTGTTTGCTCTGGTTGTTTCTGAAACACTGCGTTATGGTCTGCGTGCTGGTGTCATAGCAGCTATGGCGCCTCTTCTTACCGATCTGCCGATTGTTGCCGCTTCCATTTTCTTTCTCAATAGTTATGCCGACTCAGATCTGATTCTTGGGCTGGTTTCTCTTTTTGGCGGTGTGTTTGTTTTTTATCTCGGCTTTGAAAATTTTTGTATAAAAAATGATTTGCATATCGCTGAACCAAATAGCCAAACAACTTTTAGAAAAGCTATACTCGTTAATGCCCTGAGTCCACACCCGTATCTGTTTTGGATTACCGTTGGTGCCCCTGCGGTCATCTCGGCTTCTCGGCAAAATTTAATGGTTGCTTCTGTCTTTGTGGGGATTTTTTACGTAATGCTGGTTGGCGCAAAGGTCTTTCTTGCGATTGTTGTTTCCCGATCCAAAAACTTCATTGTTGGTAAGGTATTTGTCAATAGTATGAGGATGATTGGTCTGTGTCTTTGGGCGCTTGCAATAGTGCTTGTTCGTGACGGGTTTGTGCTGCTTGGTTGGCTAAACAATGTTTAGGAGCCTTTATGTAGCCGTCAAAAAATATCCTTGAAGATATTGGGTTATGCCTTATTGGTATAACGACGGTTTTGTTATTTTGACTTGAGACGGGGTTTAGGCAGAAACTTTTCTGGTATGCGTTTTGATTGTTTTTTGGTTACTTCTGAAATAAATTTGAACAAAGGAGACAGGTTATGGCAAAAATTACTCTAAAAGGTAGTCCTATTGAAACTATTGGTAATCTCCCTGCTGTAGGGGATACAGCACCTGATTTTGCCTTAGTGGGAACAGACTTGAAGGCTGTTAGTCTAGCTGCTTTTAAAGGTAAAAGAGTTGTCTTGAATATATTCCCCAGTATTGACACACCAGTCTGCTCGGCCTCAGTTCGACGTTTTAATAAAGATGTTGGAAGCATGGCAGATACTGTGCTTCTTTCGATTTCGGCTGACCTGCCTTTTGCCCATAAGCGTTTTTGTGAAGTTGAAGGGCTTGAAAATGTAATCTCTCTTTCCGTCTTTCGTGATCAAAATTTTGGTAAAGATTACGGGGTTCAAATTACTACAGGGCCTATTGCCGGACTGCTTGCACGGGCAATTGTGATTATCGATGCTGCCGGTATTGTCGCCTACACAGAACAAGTTCCTGAGATAGGGCAGGATCCTGATTTTGATGCGGCCTTGAAAGCTCTATCGTAGGGGCTTCATGTCAGTACAAAAGGTGTTTAATGAGTATGCGACAGAATACGATGGGACATATAGTGGTCGTAAATGAGGTTTTAAAAAAGGTCATCTGAATGAGAAAAGTTCCTGTTGTTGATATTGCCTTGTGCACTCTCTGTGAAGGATGTATTGGAGTTTGTCCCTCCGTGTTCAGATATAACTCTGTGATGGATTATATGGAAGTTGTTGATCTTGACAATTATCCTGAAGATGAAGTTGATGAGGCTATAAGAGACTGTCCTGAAGATTGTATTAGCTGGGAAAATGAGTAGGTGTTTTTTTCTTAATTGTAGCCGTGTCTGTGTGCTCATGGTGCCGATGACAGTTCTGAGATATAACGGCGAATTTGATCAAGGTGAGAGTCATTCGGATTTTTGAATTCGGCTCCGACAGTCTTAGTGGAAAGAGAGGCAAACCTGGAGTAATTTATGTTTTCCTCGCGAATTAATTTCAGGGAGAAGGCTTTGATCTTTGTATTTGTTATGCTGCAATAAAAGGTGGCGATTGACTCGCCAGCGATTGACTCGGAACTGTCAATTAATTTGATTCGCATTCCACCCTCACTGATATCGATAACACGTCCCACTCTGTCCTGATACACTGCAATTACATCTTCCGGAACGATATGCCTTTTATGTTTTCTTTTGTCTACGAACTCATTTTTCATCAGCAATTGAATCCTTATAT encodes:
- a CDS encoding ferredoxin — translated: MRKVPVVDIALCTLCEGCIGVCPSVFRYNSVMDYMEVVDLDNYPEDEVDEAIRDCPEDCISWENE
- the tpx gene encoding thiol peroxidase, translating into MAKITLKGSPIETIGNLPAVGDTAPDFALVGTDLKAVSLAAFKGKRVVLNIFPSIDTPVCSASVRRFNKDVGSMADTVLLSISADLPFAHKRFCEVEGLENVISLSVFRDQNFGKDYGVQITTGPIAGLLARAIVIIDAAGIVAYTEQVPEIGQDPDFDAALKALS
- a CDS encoding PilZ domain-containing protein, yielding MKNEFVDKRKHKRHIVPEDVIAVYQDRVGRVIDISEGGMRIKLIDSSESIAGESIATFYCSITNTKIKAFSLKLIREENINYSRFASLSTKTVGAEFKNPNDSHLDQIRRYISELSSAP
- a CDS encoding LysE family transporter → MINFVTMGFVLGLSAGLTPGPLFALVVSETLRYGLRAGVIAAMAPLLTDLPIVAASIFFLNSYADSDLILGLVSLFGGVFVFYLGFENFCIKNDLHIAEPNSQTTFRKAILVNALSPHPYLFWITVGAPAVISASRQNLMVASVFVGIFYVMLVGAKVFLAIVVSRSKNFIVGKVFVNSMRMIGLCLWALAIVLVRDGFVLLGWLNNV